A stretch of Gadus chalcogrammus isolate NIFS_2021 chromosome 9, NIFS_Gcha_1.0, whole genome shotgun sequence DNA encodes these proteins:
- the vps4a gene encoding vacuolar protein sorting-associated protein 4A, producing MTTSTLQKAIDLVTKATEEDKAKNYEEALRLYQHAVEYFLHAIKYEAHSDKAKESIRGKCMQYLDRAEKLKDYLKNKDKQGKKPVKEAQSNDKSDSDSEGENPEKKKLQEQLMGAIVMEKPNVRWNDVAGLECAKEALKEAVILPIKFPHLFTGKRTPWRGILLFGPPGTGKSYLAKAVATEANNSTFFSVSSSDLMSKWLGESEKLVKNLFDLARTHKPSIIFIDEVDSLCGSRNENESEAARRIKTEFLVQMQGVGNNNDGILVLGATNIPWVLDAAIRRRFEKRIYIPLPEEPARSQMFRLHLGNTPHSLTEPDLRQLAHKTEGYSGADISVIVRDALMQPVRKVQSATHFKKVHGPSRSNAQLMVDDLLTPCSPGDPDAIELTWMDVPSDKLLEPIVCMSDMLRSLSTTRPTVNSEDLLKVTKFTEDFGMEG from the exons ATGACAACGTCAACACTACAG AAAGCAATTGACCTCGTGACCAAAGCCACAGAAGAGGACAAGGCAAAGAATTATGAAGAGGCCCTGCGCCTGTACCAGCATGCAGTGGAGTACTTCTTGCATGCCATTAAAT ACGAGGCCCATAGTGACAAGGCCAAGGAGAGCATTAGAGGGAAATGCATGCAGTACCTGGACCGCGCAGAGAAGCTCAAAGACTACCTGAAGAACAAGGACAAGCAGGGCAAGAAACCGGTCAAGGAGGCTCAAAGCAATGACAA GAGTGACAGTGACAGTGAGGGGGAGAACCCTGAGAAGAAGAAACTGCAGGAGCAGCTCATGG GCGCCATCGTCATGGAGAAGCCAAACGTCCGGTGGAATGACGTCGCTGGCCTGGAGTGCGCCAAGGAAGCACTGAAGGAAGCCGTCATCCTGCCCATCAAATTCCCTCACCTCTTCACAG GCAAGCGGACCCCATGGAGAGGCATCCTGCTGTTTGGGCCCCCAGGAACGGGAAAGTCCTACCTGGCCAAGGCCGTGGCCACGGAGGCCAACAACTCCACCttcttctctgtctcctcctctgacctcaTGTCCAAGTGgctgggagagagcgagaa aCTGGTGAAGAATCTGTTTGACCTGGCCCGCACGCACAAGCCCTCCATCATCTTCATCGACGAGGTGGACTCACTGTGTGGCTCCAGGAACGAGAATGAAAGTGAAGCCGCCCGGCGAATCAAGACAGAGTTCCTGGTTCAGATGCAAG GGGTTGGGAACAACAACGACGGGATCCTGGTGCTCGGAGCCACCAACATACCCTGGGTGCTGGACGCCGCCATCCGCAGAAG GTTCGAGAAGCGCATCTACATCCCCCTGCCGGAGGAGCCGGCCCGGTCCCAGATGTTCCGCCTCCACCTGGGCAACACGCCCCACAGCCTGACGGAGCCCGACCTGCGGCAGCTGGCCCACAAGACGGAGGGCTACTCCGGGGCGGACATCAGCGTCATCGTGAGGGACGCCCTCATGCAGCCCGTCAGGAAGGTCCAGTCGGCCACACACTTCAAAAAG GTGCATGGTCCGTCACGTAGCAACGCTCAGCTTATGGTAGATGACCTCTTGACCCCCTGTTCCCCGGGGGACCCCGATGCCATAGAGTTGACCTGGATGGACGTGCCTAGTGACAAGCTGCTGGAGCCCATAGTATGCAtg TCGGACATGTTGCGCTCTCTGTCCACCACGCGTCCCACCGTCAACTCTGAGGACCTGCTGAAGGTCACGAAGTTCACAGAGGACTTTGGAATGGAGGGCTGA